In Zingiber officinale cultivar Zhangliang chromosome 11B, Zo_v1.1, whole genome shotgun sequence, a single window of DNA contains:
- the LOC122034833 gene encoding uncharacterized protein LOC122034833 codes for MANPRWRLRAGGYATAIWAFKITFFFLGVLFVGAAARAAVPAAAGALASSLPGPRAAFLSWIRPPFLFIAVHFIILVIWKLSDQKQQREQWSAEEFGDPEMVKSFDNSRSSNINRKPSTDIWSDEISQSPSPDLTESSQSDASCLTVDSVERSTASSVSSIKKSAEPESDRGATVEEEEDLAAALAIAGVENDSMEATWKAIMDKPSRTAAPPSEAASPAPSRRDYRPLDPPPPPVGHDELTQRFDEFIKKNHQQIRFHTSRRR; via the coding sequence ATGGCGAATCCGCGATGGAGATTGCGAGCAGGTGGATATGCGACAGCGATTTGGGCCTTCAAGATCACTTTTTTCTTCCTCGGCGTGCTTTTCGTCGGCGCCGCCGCCAGGGCCGCCGTCCCTGCGGCCGCAGGCGCTTTGGCCTCTTCCCTACCTGGACCCCGGGCGGCCTTCCTCTCCTGGATCCGGCCGCCGTTCCTCTTCATCGCTGTCCACTTCATCATCCTCGTCATTTGGAAGCTCTCTGATCAGAAGCAGCAGCGCGAGCAATGGTCCGCGGAGGAGTTTGGGGATCCCGAAATGGTCAAATCTTTCGACAATTCGCGTTCTTCAAACATCAATCGTAAGCCCTCCACGGACATCTGGAGCGATGAGATTTCGCAATCTCCGTCGCCTGATCTCACTGAGTCGTCCCAGTCCGACGCGTCCTGCCTCACCGTGGACTCCGTCGAGAGGTCCACCGCCTCTTCCGTGTCTTCAATCAAGAAGAGCGCTGAACCGGAGTCGGATAGAGGAGCTACggtggaggaagaggaagacttgGCCGCGGCGCTGGCAATCGCCGGCGTAGAAAACGACTCGATGGAGGCGACTTGGAAGGCGATAATGGACAAGCCGTCTCGGACAGCTGCTCCGCCTTCAGAAGCGGCGTCGCCTGCCCCGTCGCGGCGGGACTATAGGCCACTAGACCCGCCCCCACCACCGGTAGGTCACGACGAGTTGACCCAGCGATTCGACGAGTTCATCAAAAAAAACCACCAGCAGATCCGATTCCACACTAGCCGACGCCGGTAG
- the LOC122034832 gene encoding putative GEM-like protein 8, whose protein sequence is MCCALCKFLNWGTSFKFSAVNVHSWNLPISLGARNPSNFRMKHTNLDQVAGLPLRLVRYGAEAAAKFVAVSELNRICLHSDSCDGSRYKQKLDSPFAWMSKLTKKADSYLKGIRDHVSLGSKISETVKGKLSLGAKILQAGGVQRVFRQSFTVEKGEKLLHAFQCYLSTTAGPIAGLLFVSINKIAFCSDQSIRITSPEGSLVRVPYKVLIPLGKVKRNNLCENSYKSNQKYIQIVTVDEFEFWFMGFLCYQRSLKHLRRAISASQLEDLH, encoded by the exons ATGTGCTGTGCTCTTTGCAAGTTCCTAAACTGGGGAACCTCATTTAAGTTTTCCGCCGTAAATGTCCATAGCTG GAATCTTCCCATTAGTCTTGGAGCCAGGAATCCCTCAAACTTCAGAATGAAGCACACAAACCTTGATCAAGTTGCAGGGCTTCCTCTTCGATTAGTCAGATATGGAGCTGAAGCTGCTGCAAAATTTGTTGCTGTTTCAGAGCTTAATCGAATCTGTCTTCATTCTGATTCTTGCGATGGCTCCCGATACAAACAAA AATTGGATTCGCCATTTGCCTGGATGAGCAAGCTCACTAAAAAGGCAGACAGCTATTTGAAAGGCATCAGAGATCATG TGAGTTTAGGATCCAAGATTTCAGAGACTGTTAAGGGAAAATTGAGCTTGGGAGCAAAAATTCTTCAAGCTGGTGGAGTCCAGAGAGTTTTCAGACAAAGTTTCACAGTTGAAAAAGGAGAGAAGCTTCTCCATGCATTCCAGTGCTACCTATCAACAACAGCCGGTCCTATTGCGGGCCTGCTCTTCGTTTCGATAAATAAGATTGCTTTCTGCAGTGATCAATCGATCAGAATCACATCTCCAGAAGGAAGTTTGGTACGAGTTCCCTACAAG GTTTTGATTCCACTGGGAAAGGTGAAAAGAAACAATCTATGCGAGAACTCATACAAGTCTAATCAAAAATACATCCAAATAGTGACCGTTGACGAATTCGAGTTTTGGTTTATGGGCTTTCTCTGTTACCAGAGATCATTGAAGCATTTGAGAAGAGCAATTTCAGCATCACAACTAGAAGATTTGCATTGA